The following coding sequences are from one Pocillopora verrucosa isolate sample1 chromosome 5, ASM3666991v2, whole genome shotgun sequence window:
- the LOC131784480 gene encoding cyclic GMP-AMP synthase-like receptor 3, with protein MGKKKQRNSRPQNMALAEARRGDATSLTKELRDFSAKYVKISDLNKTRTRTLVNDYIENQIIEFCRQKSELQILNLQYTGSFYERLKTEAADEVDIMVVLGTPSSEIEVIASEVPGYVRLRARGDPIFCKYLGHEGYLDPKSFRDRWFQSIVQRAVNNIKPKEPFSDVRLVVRTHGPAVQVDILRKGSKEKLLSVDLVPCFHVKDSWYVPKPFKGKRFVFNHKVFWRQSFSLEEKQVLENMDQHDHGCRHELLRIVKTVVKRQVTSLPLDSYYLKTAFMHYIEKHSQDWVSSEALGKHFLGYLGEVQLYLKSGNLPHYSLPDVNLLNDFKQVVVKQMANRLKRILNSEAKLHKILV; from the coding sequence AATATGGCATTAGCTGAGGCAAGAAGAGGAGACGCCACATCTTTAACGAAGGAACTTCGTGATTTTTCAGCAAAGTatgtgaaaatttctgacttaAACAAGACTCGCACCAGAACGCTGGTCAACGATTACATTGAAAACCAGATCATAGAGTTCTGTCGACAGAAGTCCGAACTTCAGATTCTGAATCTACAGTACACTGGAAGTTTTTACGAAAGGTTGAAAACTGAAGCTGCCGATGAAGTAGACATTATGGTAGTACTGGGAACGCCAAGCTCAGAAATCGAGGTCATAGCATCCGAAGTGCCTGGGTATGTCCGTCTAAGGGCAAGAGGTGACCCGATTTTCTGCAAGTATTTGGGTCATGAAGGTTATCTTGACCCTAAGAGCTTTCGAGATCGTTGGTTCCAAAGCATCGTTCAGCGAGCTGTGAATAATATCAAACCTAAAGAACCGTTCTCTGACGTTCGTCTGGTTGTGCGTACCCACGGACCAGCTGTCCAGGTGGACATTCTTAGGAAAGGATCTAAAGAGAAGTTATTATCGGTTGATCTCGTCCCTTGCTTCCACGTCAAGGATAGCTGGTATGTGCCCAAGCCATTTAAAGggaaaagatttgttttcaaTCACAAGGTTTTTTGGAGGCAGTCGTTTTCGTTGGAGGAGAAGCAAGTACTCGAGAACATGGACCAGCATGACCATGGCTGTAGGCACGAGCTTCTTCGAATCGTGAAAACCGTGGTTAAGAGGCAGGTGACATCATTACCACTAGATTCCTACTACTTGAAGACCGCCTTTATGCACTACATAGAGAAACATAGCCAAGACTGGGTGAGCAGTGAAGCTTTAGGGAAACATTTCCTTGGATACCTTGGAGAAGTGCAGCTATATCTGAAGAGCGGAAATCTTCCCCACTATAGTTTACCTGATGTAAACCTCCTGAATGATTTCAAGCAAGTAGTTGTAAAGCAAATGGCGAATCGTCTGAAAAGGATCCTGAATAGTGAAGCGAAGTTGCATAAGATTCTTGTATAG
- the LOC131784506 gene encoding cyclic GMP-AMP synthase-like receptor 3 produces MALAEARRVDATSLTEKLRNFYAKYVKISDVDKTRSGTLVNDYIENQVIEFCRQKSELQILNLQYTASFYERLKTEAADEVDIMVVLGTPSSEIEVIASEVPGYVRLRARGDPIFCKYSNHEGYLDPRSFRDGWFRSIVQRAGNNVKPKAPFSVVRLVVRTHGPAVQVDIFKKGSKEKLLSVDLVPCFHARDSWYVPRPFKGKRFVFTRKGFWSQSFSLEEKQVLENMDQKDQKDHGCRHELLRIVKTVIKGQVTSLPLDSYYLKTAFMHYIERHSQDWVSKEALGKHFLGYLGEVLLYLESGNLPHYNLPDVNLLNDFNEVAVKQMANRLKRILNSEVRLQKILV; encoded by the coding sequence ATGGCATTAGCTGAGGCAAGGAGAGTAGACGCCACATCTTTAACGGAGAAGCTTCGCAATTTCTATGCAAAGTATGTGAAAATTTCAGACGTAGACAAGACTCGCAGCGGAACGCTTGTCAACGATTACATTGAAAATCAGGTCATAGAGTTCTGTCGACAGAAGTCCGAACTTCAGATTCTGAATCTGCAGTACACTGCAAGTTTTTATGAAAGGTTGAAAACTGAAGCTGCCGATGAAGTAGACATTATGGTAGTACTGGGAACGCCAAGCTCAGAAATCGAGGTCATAGCATCCGAAGTGCCTGGGTATGTCCGTCTGAGGGCAAGAGGTGACCCGATTTTCTGCAAGTATTCGAATCATGAAGGTTATCTTGACCCTAGGAGCTTTCGAGATGGTTGGTTCCGAAGCATCGTTCAGCGAGCAGGGAATAATGTCAAACCTAAAGCACCGTTCTCTGTCGTTCGTCTGGTTGTGCGTACCCACGGGCCAGCTGTCCAGGTggacatttttaaaaaaggatctAAAGAGAAGTTATTATCAGTTGATCTCGTCCCTTGCTTCCATGCCAGGGATAGCTGGTATGTTCCCAGGCCTTTTAAAGggaaaagatttgttttcaCTCGCAAGGGTTTCTGGAGCCAGTCGTTTTCGCTGGAGGAGAAGCAAGTACTCGAGAACATGGACCAGAAGGACCAGAAAGACCATGGCTGTAGGCACGAGCTTCTTCGAATCGTGAAAACCGTGATCAAGGGGCAGGTGACATCTTTACCACTAGATTCCTACTACTTGAAGACCGCCTTTATGCACTACATAGAGAGACATAGCCAAGACTGGGTGAGTAAAGAAGCTTTAGGGAAACATTTCCTTGGATACCTTGGAGAAGTGCTGTTATATCTAGAGAGCGGAAATCTTCCCCACTATAATTTACCTGATGTAAACCTTCTGAATGATTTCAATGAAGTAGCTGTGAAGCAAATGGCGAATCGTCTGAAAAGGATCCTGAATAGTGAAGTGAGGTTGCAGAAGATTCTTGTGTGA
- the LOC131786522 gene encoding uncharacterized protein, with protein MCVIPFCEEEACGRCLHCSPGQFLCADHINLVHAGGRSLHHPEVWKDGRFVPYQFGECVWTTPHNMDHGYVRDIIAVGLHGQQNPIKIKCCEHEPEAITLVRNGFWPSTPKQPQVAFDLEFMALLQYIFLECRVSLRSICQALQWLVPPASKVYIKDIYRLLVGDCFCEFRYMSSMLSNLKHFNPSYENDHECPACPKEKGSLFISVDALFGCVRKCSAGTSGKSSNHGEELFISQEKVDAFLANYSKRPSSKSMEQCNQFQAGSNLRSKNKSTKLDETALFGGGCKHEVPLKFFSLKRGEEIGNAVYLLKWIKNHVQDKAINIHFFYDIACVLDTHLRNTHQETLLESVTLAIPAFHCYGHKVSCQVNYSGRRLEGFGMSDGEVMERLWSYLRPTAKITKEMTPAHRVDTLTDFLMHYAKKSISNLGERLRDHLKKAVETEKETEEQLDLLLEKLNETGIKVDVSNVSEWSMMEKSTANKAANTGRPSSSPDDYPDKLRQFFCVRTNLQKCSPASETWKVLTDQLDRLDQQLKNLEGGQPRWSPDSSMYIAYLRDLQDKRREDLLLSMHVKCSERWFLLQLMKKYADGQAIAKRLCTQITKATGAIKQLVKEYTRQNVDTVGCKYPSTIAVEDALSIDSPLWRVLNDDIQPQSAVPYCLKRQLIDLFHTRKRCLEEIANTKEEMARMFSHFEGKLKVLDTWSKELMAQKDTERARALLSIARTKMDELSVFTGHLHGLFSNDDDSHEECEAQFDLGIFPEVDCDDADEEVQMEDDYNTDEADVVQQLGQSEVFEDLRSVLNAEYGSDSESDSDSSDLNTEIS; from the exons ATGTGTGTCATTCCTTTTTGCGAAGAAGAGGCGTGCGGCAGATGCCTTCACTGCAGTCCAGGGCAATTCCTATGCGCAGATCACATCAATTTAGTTCACGCAGGCGGTAGATCACTTCACCACCCGGAAGTTTGGAAA GATGGAAGATTTGTGCCATATCAGTTTGGTGAGTGTGTATGGACCACACCTCACAACATGGATCATGGATATGTGCGTGACATTATAGCTGTCGGTTTGCATG GGCAGCAGAATCCCATCAAAATCAAATGTTGCGAGCATGAACCAGAAGCCATAACGCTGGTCAGGAATGGTTTCTGGCCATCTACTCCAAAACAGCCTCAGGTAGCCTTTGACCTTGAATTTATGGCCTTGCtccaatacattttcttagaatGTAGAGTGTCTTTAAGGTCAATATGTCAGGCACTGCAGTGGCTGGTCCCACCTGCTTCAAAGGTTTAT attAAGGACATCTACCGGCTCCTTGTTGGAGATTGTTTCTGCGAGTTCCGGTATATGTCTAGCATGTTGAGTAACCTGAAGCATTTCAATCCTTCGTATGAGAATGATCATGAATGTCCTGCATGTCCTAAG GAGAAGGGAAGTTTATTTATCTCTGTTGATGCATTGTTTGGATGTGTCCGCAAATGCAGCGCTGGAACTAGTGGAAAGTCCTCAAATCATGGAGAGGAACTGTTCATTAGCCAAGAAAAAGTAGATGCATTTCTAGCTAATTACAGCAAAAGACCCAGCAGCAAGTCAATG GAGCAGTGTAATCAGTTTCAAGCTGGTTCCAATCTCCGTTCCAAAAACAAATCCACAAAGCTCGATGAGACGGCCCTCTTTGGTGGAGGCTGCAAGCACGAAGTGCCACTGAAGTTTTTCAGCTTAAAGAGAGGAGAAGA GATTGGAAATGCTGTGTATTTGCTAAAATGGATTAAAAATCATGTGCAAGATAAAGCTATCAACATTCACTTCTTCTATGATATTGCATGTGTGCTGGATACACATTTGAGA AATACGCACCAGGAAACATTGCTTGAAAGTGTTACTCTTGCGATACCTGCATTTCACTGCTATGGACACAAAGTTTCTTGTCag GTCAACTACAGCGGAAGACGGCTGGAAGGGTTCGGGATGAGTGATGGCGAGGTGATGGAGAGACTGTGGTCTTACTTGAGGCCAACAGCAAAAATAACGAAGGAAATGACTCCAGCCCACCGAGTTGATACATTAACTGACTTCTTGATGCATTACGCTAAAAAGTCAATTTCGAACCTTG GAGAACGACTTCGTGACCATTTAAAGAAAGCAGTGGAAACGgagaaagaaactgaagagCAACTCGATTTGCTTCTTGAGAAGTTGAATGAGACAG GTATTAAGGTGGACGTATCCAACGTCTCAGAGTGGAGCATGATGGAGAAATCTACGGCTAACAAAGCGGCCAATACAGGAAGACCCA GTTCATCACCAGATGATTACCCGGACAAGTTGAGGCAGTTTTTCTGTGTAAG AACAAACCTGCAAAAATGTTCCCCGGCATCTGAAACTTGGAAAGTACTGACCGATCAGCTTGACAG GTTGGATCAACAGCTAAAGAACCTTGAGGGCGGCCAACCCCGATGGTCTCCTGACAGTAGCATGTATATTGCATACCTCCGCGATTTGCAAGACAAGCGTCGAGAAGACTTGCTATTATCCATGCATGTCAAGTGTTCAGAAAGGTGGTTTCTCTTACAACTGATGAAGAAATATGCAG ATGGACAAGCCATTGCAAAACGGCTTTGTACGCAAATTACAAAGGCAACGGGAGCCATTAAACAGCTTGTCAAGGAGTACACAAGACAAAACGTTGACACGGTGGGTTGTAAATACCCCTCCACAATTGCGGTTGAAGACGCGCTAAGCATCGACAGTCCGCTGTGGCGTGTACTAAACGATGACATCCAACCGCAGTCTGCTGTTCCCTATTGTTTAAAGAGGCAACTCATTGATTTGTTTCACACACGCAAAAGATGCTTAGAGGAAATAGCCAACACCAAAGAAGAAATGGCTCGGATGTTCAGTCATTTCGAGGGAAAGTTGAAGGTATTGGACACTTGGTCAAAGGAACTGATGGCACAGAAAGATACGGAGCGAGCTCGCGCATTACTCTCCATTGCCCGCACTAAAATGGATGAGCTTTCCGTATTCACAGGTCATCTCCACGGTCTCTTTtctaatgatgatgatagcCATGAGGAATGTGAAGCTCAGTTTGACCTTGGAATTTTCCCCGAAGTGGATTGTGATGATGCCGATGAAGAGGTTCAGATGGAGGACGATTACAACACTGATGAAGCTGACGTGGTTCAACAGCTTGGCCAAAGTGAAGTCTTTGAGGACCTGCGTTCCGTTCTCAATGCTGAATACGGAAGTGACAGTGAATCTGATTCAGATAGTTCAGATTTAAACACAGAAATATCTTGA
- the LOC136281236 gene encoding uncharacterized protein isoform X1, which translates to MERQSRLVYSEEQKEVLTTFFNEGMTSTKKAMCDKIRACATRVGISEDQVKHWINNHNAKCSSGSRVLDGHKRTEKKLVRKQSDFNAFTREFLHKEQTGGSAEVFRTIGEKWRNLSDSDRDAYKKVATDLGSAVSLPSADKQAKKIIGNIMKQVAELETLGGHALMLCAYDGVCYQGSAGIGDSLLKTNIMETFASRLHCNSLVEKQDVSVKHLQEVFNFKYSELVGNRGSKMPYAKIQQLGILFNNLPLDLKKEIGVIPRKPSLYGSGQRRKLWLARHDWSFGISLPVPSMDSSTTPSATTHTSTSPTPTPSLVNSSTSC; encoded by the exons ATGGAAAGGCAGTCCCGATTAGTTTATTCTGAAGAACAAAAGGAAGTGCTGACCACGTTTTTCAACGAGGGAATGACTTCCACCAAGAAAGCGATGTGCGACAAAATTCGTGCATGTGCCACAAGAGTCGGCATTTCGGAAGACCAAGTGAAG CACTGGATAAACAACCACAATGCGAAGTGTAGTAGTGGTTCCAGAGTGCTTGATGGACACAAGAGGACAGAAAAGAAACTAGTGAGGAAACAAAGTGACTTTAATGCTTTCACAAGGGAGTTTCTCCACAAAG AACAAACTGGTGGAAGTGCAGAGGTCTTTCGCACCATCGGAGAAAAGTGGAGGAACTTGTCTGACTCAGATAGAGATGCCTACAAAAAGGTGGCAACAGATTTAGGGTCAGCTGTGTCACTACCCTCAGCAGATAAACAAGCCAAGAAGATAATTGGCAACATCATGAAACAG GTTGCAGAACTGGAAACACTTGGTGGCCATGCACTGATGTTATGTGCTTATGATGGTGTTTGTTACCAAGGTTCAGCTGGGATTGGTGACAgccttttaaaaacaaacatcatgGAAACATTTGCAAGTAGATTACACT GTAATTCCCTGGTGGAAAAGCAAGACGTGTCAGTAAAACATCTACAAGAAGTGTTCAACTTCAAATACA GTGAACTTGTCGGAAACAGAGGAAGTAAAATGCCTTACGCTAAGATACAGCAATTGGGAATTTTATTTAATAACCTTCCCTTGGATTTAAAGAAAGAGATTGGTGTTATTCCGCGTAAACCGTCTCTTTACGGAAGCGGCCAGCGACGAAAGCTGTGGCTCGCCCGTCATGACTGGAGCTTTGGTATTTCTTTGCCTGTACCCTCCATGGATAGTTCCACGACCCCTTCAGCCACCACTCACACATCAACTTCTCCTACGCCCACTCCTTCCCTTGTTAATTCGTCGACCTCCTGTTAA
- the LOC136281236 gene encoding uncharacterized protein isoform X2, with protein sequence MERQSRLVYSEEQKEVLTTFFNEGMTSTKKAMCDKIRACATRVGISEDQVKHWINNHNAKCSSGSRVLDGHKRTEKKLVRKQSDFNAFTREFLHKEQTGGSAEVFRTIGEKWRNLSDSDRDAYKKVATDLGSAVSLPSADKQAKKIIGNIMKQVAELETLGGHALMLCAYDGVCYQGSAGIGDSLLKTNIMETFASRLHCELVGNRGSKMPYAKIQQLGILFNNLPLDLKKEIGVIPRKPSLYGSGQRRKLWLARHDWSFGISLPVPSMDSSTTPSATTHTSTSPTPTPSLVNSSTSC encoded by the exons ATGGAAAGGCAGTCCCGATTAGTTTATTCTGAAGAACAAAAGGAAGTGCTGACCACGTTTTTCAACGAGGGAATGACTTCCACCAAGAAAGCGATGTGCGACAAAATTCGTGCATGTGCCACAAGAGTCGGCATTTCGGAAGACCAAGTGAAG CACTGGATAAACAACCACAATGCGAAGTGTAGTAGTGGTTCCAGAGTGCTTGATGGACACAAGAGGACAGAAAAGAAACTAGTGAGGAAACAAAGTGACTTTAATGCTTTCACAAGGGAGTTTCTCCACAAAG AACAAACTGGTGGAAGTGCAGAGGTCTTTCGCACCATCGGAGAAAAGTGGAGGAACTTGTCTGACTCAGATAGAGATGCCTACAAAAAGGTGGCAACAGATTTAGGGTCAGCTGTGTCACTACCCTCAGCAGATAAACAAGCCAAGAAGATAATTGGCAACATCATGAAACAG GTTGCAGAACTGGAAACACTTGGTGGCCATGCACTGATGTTATGTGCTTATGATGGTGTTTGTTACCAAGGTTCAGCTGGGATTGGTGACAgccttttaaaaacaaacatcatgGAAACATTTGCAAGTAGATTACACT GTGAACTTGTCGGAAACAGAGGAAGTAAAATGCCTTACGCTAAGATACAGCAATTGGGAATTTTATTTAATAACCTTCCCTTGGATTTAAAGAAAGAGATTGGTGTTATTCCGCGTAAACCGTCTCTTTACGGAAGCGGCCAGCGACGAAAGCTGTGGCTCGCCCGTCATGACTGGAGCTTTGGTATTTCTTTGCCTGTACCCTCCATGGATAGTTCCACGACCCCTTCAGCCACCACTCACACATCAACTTCTCCTACGCCCACTCCTTCCCTTGTTAATTCGTCGACCTCCTGTTAA